The following nucleotide sequence is from Tolumonas lignilytica.
GGCGCAGCTTTATGTCGCCAACGCGAACTTCAATGAAGCCCTGCGCCAGTATCATACTGGCGAAGAATTGCAAAAATTGGATGATAAAATCGTCGGCCAGCTACGCAATCGCTACAAAACCGGCGGTATTGGTGAGTTACAGCTGATCCAAGGAGAACTCAACGCCGTCAATACCTCATTGCGTAATGATTTGGCTTACGCAGAGCTACGTAATGCTTACGGCCAGATTTTTGCCACAGTGGGGCTTGATCCGTTACCCAAACTCCAATCTTCCGACAACCTGACGACCATCAGCAAGGCGTTGGAACAATCTGAGCAGAATTGGGAGCATGGCGATATCAGCGCCTTACAACCACAATAAATTTATCATCCTCTGGAACAACCGATGTTTATCCTGCCATTTTGAGCGATGAACATCGGTTTGATTGACAGTAACGCCTCCTCGCCGCCAGAATGCATATGAATGTGACCGGGGTGCCGCCATGCGGCTGAGAGATACCCGCACCACCTGATCTGGATCATGCCAGCGTAGGGAGTTCACGACGGCGCTGCCGTCCTCCTTCTGCTGCGCATTTTGTCTGCCATATTGAAGGAGGACTTATGCCGCAAGCGCTACCTGCAACAACGGTTGCCACTCATCTTGAACATTTCCGCCGCACCGCACCTTTAACTCATGTGATTACCAACGATGTGGTGACGGGCTTTACCGCGAATGTATTGCTGGCATTGGGTGCTGCCCCTGCCATGATCACGGCACCGGAAGAAGCCGGTCGTTTTGCCGCGATCGCTTCTGCATTGTCCGTCAATGTCGGAACGCTGACGTCTACACAAGCGGCCACGATCCGTATTGCTGTTGATGCGGCCAATCAGTCAGGAACACCTTGGGTCTTAGATCCTGTTGCCGTGGGCGTTTTACCTTACCGCACCGACCTGTGCCGTGAATTATTACAAAAACAACCCGCCGCCATTCGGGGAAATGCCTCTGAAATCATGGCGCTGGCCGGTTTATCGGCATCCGGTAAAGGGGTCGACAGTGCCAACCAGAGTGAGCAGGCGATTGATGCCGCCATAACACTGGCCAAAACCAGCGGAGCCATTGTTGCGGTAACCGGTGAAATTGATTACATCACCGATGGTGAAAACACAGTCAGTGTGAAAGCGGGTGACCCCATGATGACGCGCGTCACCGGCACCGGCTGTGCCCTTTCCAGCGTGGTTGCCGCTTTTGTCGCGGCCGCGGAACCGGAACGCCGCTTAGAAGCCGTGGCCAGTGCGTGCGCCGTCATGGCGATTGCAGGACAGCGCGCGGCTGCGAAAGCGAAAGGCCCGGGCAGTTTTGTTCCTCTATTTTTGGATAACCTCTATCTGTTGGATGCCGAGACCATCGCTGAGGCGCTGGCATGAAATTCGACCTTTCCCTTTATCTGGTGCTCGACCCGGTCATGTGCGGCGGATTTGATGCGGCCATCCGCCTGACCCAACAGGTGCTTGATGCGGGAGTAACCACTCTCCAATTACGCGCCCCACAATGGAAAAAGCGGGATTGGCTGCATCTCTCCTACCGGATCATGCCGCTGTGCTGTGATGCTAACGTGGCGTATTTGATCAATGACCATATCGATATCGCTCTGGCCTGCGATGCCGACGGGGTACACCTTGGCCAGGGCGATTTGCCGCTGGCCGTCGCACGTCAATTGCTGGGGCCGGATAAGATTCTTGGATTATCGATTTCTCAATTGCAGCATCTGCAGGGCGAGGATTGTCTGCTGGCCGATTATCTCGGTGTCGGCCCCGTGTTCCCGACCGGCACCAAACAGGATGCCGACCCTGCCATTGGTTTGGCGCAATTCCGTGACTGGCGAAAACAGGTGGAACAACCGGTCGTGGCCATTGGCGGGATCGGTCTGCCGGAGACCGCTGATATCATCCGGGCAGGTGCGGATGGTATTGCCGTGGTTTCCGCCATTTGTGCCGCAAGCGATCCGGCTGCCGCCAGCCGGACATTAGGACAACGCATTCAAGAGGCCCGAGCATGATCCCACACGCCCTAACAATTGCCGGCTCGGACAGTGGTGGCGGTGCCGGGATCCAGGCCGATCTGAAAACCTTTTCGGCGCTGGGGGCCTACGGCATGAGCGTCATTACCGCCCTCACCGCCCAGAATACGCAGGGTGTGCAGGCTGTTCATGCAATACCGACTGAATTTATTGCGGCACAGTGCCAGGCAGTGTTCAGTGATATCCGGGTCGACTCTGTCAAAATCGGTATGCTGGCCGATAGTGCTATTATCGACGTGGTGGCCGATGCCATCCAGCAATGGCAACCGCCCTGTGTGGTATTGGACACGGTAATGATCGCAAAAGGCGGTCATCGTCTGCTCGCCGATGCCGCCATTGATGCCTTGCGTCAGCGCTTGTTACCGCTTGCCAGCATTGTAACGCCCAACTTGCCGGAAGCCGCGGCTCTCTTGGGTTGTGACGAGGCCACCAGCGAGAGCGCCATGGTGGCGCAAGGACAGGCGTTATTGAAGTTGGGGTGTCAGGCTGTGCTGATGAAAGGTGGCCATCTGGCTGACCAGCTTCAGAGCCCTGACTGGTTGCTCACGGCGGATGCGATCCTGCCGTTTCCTGCACCTCGAATTCCGACCCGGAATACGCATGGCACCGGTTGTACGCTCTCCGCCGCCCTTGCCGCACTCTATCCCCGTTATCAGAACTGGCCGGAAACCCTCAGCCATGCCAAGCAGTGGCTCTCCGGAGCCTTATCACATGCCGATGATTTAGCGGTTGGTCACGGGATCGGTCCGGTACACCATTTTTATCAATGGTGGTAAGAAGACATTTGGCAGAATGGGGCTTCCCCGTTCTGCCATTTATTCCTGCTGCTGATGCGCCACCAGCCAGTGCTGTAACGCCTCTTCTGCCATTGGCACGGCAAACATGAACCCTTGCATCTGGCGATAGCCAATCTGTTTCAAGCGCTCGAATTCAACCTGATTCTCGACCCCTTCTGCGATCAGTGACATGTTCATGCTGGAGGCCATGTCGAATACGACCCGCGGCAACGACATATCGCCTTCACTCATCATCACGATGAAAGAGCGATCTAATTTCACAGTATCAAACGGCAGATCGCGCAAGCGGGCCAGCGAAGAGTAGCCAGTGCCAAAATCATCCAAATGCAGGCTGACACCCGCCGTGACAAACTGACGCATGGTTTGCCCGACCTGTTCCGGATATAACAACATCGCACTCTCGGTCAGTTCAATGGCCAATGCCGAACATGGCAAACCATGTGCGCTCACTTGCTCAAGCAGCGACGACGCGAGCTGGCGATCGGAAAATTGCATGGGCGAAATATTCACCTGCAGTTTCAGATTAGGCACATTCTGGCGGAATTTCGTTAATGCCTTGAGTCCTTTATCCAATAATTGGGCTGACAATTGCTGAATCAGGCCCAGATCTTCGGCTAACCGAATAAAATCTGCCGGCTGAACAAAGTGATCTTCCCACTGCCAACGTGCCAGCATTTCCACCGCCAGCACTTGCCCCGTCTGCGTATCCAGTACTGGCTGAAAATAGGGTTCAATCTCTTCTTTCTGTATCGCCTGCCGCAATGCCTGTTCCAGTTGCATTTGCTCAGAGGCGACCCCGCTCATGCCTTTTTCGTACAGAGAAATACAAGACTTGCCTTGGCGCTTGGCTTCATACATTGCCAGATCAGCTTGCCGCATCAGCTCCATGCCGTCTGATTCACCATCCCATTGTGCAATGCCGATCGATGCCGACACATTCAACAAATGTGGCCCAAAATGAATGGCTTCCACCAACTGTTGTCGCAGGCGCTCGGCCATGCGGGCCGCCTGTTCCACATTGGTGTTAGGCATCAGCACCGTAAATTCGTCGCCGCCCATACGAAAGAGCTGGTCCTGACGGCGCATCACCTGACGCATACGCAAGGCAACTTCGCGCAACAGCAAATCACCGGCCGCATGACCCAGACTGTCATTGATCAGTTTAAAACCATCAAGATCCATCAGCAGCATACTCATGTCGGCTTGCGGCTGACTCGCCTGAATCATCAGTTCAATTTCTTGCTCCAGCCCCCGGCGGTTACCTAACGCCGTTAATGCATCGGTCACACTCAGTGTCTGCAAATTCTGCTGTGCCGTCTGCACTTCATCCATCAGGCCATTAAAGGTCCGGGCCAGTAAATCCAGCTCATTATCGCCCTCGACCGGCCAGTAGACCCGTTCACCTTGTGAGCGACGCCAAGCCAAATCGGCAAAGGTCTCAATGCGATTGATTACCAGCTTGTTTAATAAATATTGCAGGGTCCAGGAGGCCACGCACAACACCAGCAACAGGCCCAGCGCAAACGCCCCCATCACGATATAACGGGGTTGCCAGTCAATCTCTTTGCTGACTTGTAGCCAGATAGTCGGCACCATCCAGCCCGCCAGTCGGGTTTGGGCTGTTTGCGTGCTGTGAAAAAAGCCCGATGCGACTTTGGTTGTCGGCATGGTCGCTGAGAGTGCTAACTGGATTTTAGCTAGTTGCTGCAGCCGTTTCAGATCGTCATCATCCATATAACGGCCAAACACCATCCAGCCACGCTGCGGTTTCGCCTGTGCCGAATCAAAAATGCCAGAAACGGCAAGAAACAGGGCTCGTCCCTCATGAATAGTGATGTAGGTGTGAGGTTTACCATCACCTGCCGCGTGCCACTCCGGTAATTGAGAGAGTAAAGACAGCAACGAGGGGGAATTAATCGCCGGGGTGGCTTGTGTATTCGGATTGTGGGGATCTAACGCCGACGAGAAAAAGAAATGTTGTGGCTGCGTCATGATGGCGACGAAATCAATCTGCATGACATTCAATGATTGCTGCGTAAAGTTGTCACTTTCAAATTTACGTTGCGGCAGCTGAATATAATCATACGCATCATTCCAGACGGCATAATCACGCACGGCCCGGCCAAGACCCTCGCGTTCATTTTGCAGAATAAGCTGAACTTTCGTCAGTTCCGCCGAGATCTCATCGTTATCGGCTTTATGATACAGCCAGTTCATGAAACTGATGCAGCCTGCGATCACCAGTACAGCCAACAGAACAACCATTAGACCCACACGATTGATTATTTGTCGGTGCAACCGAGAAGTCAGCATAAGTTTTTTCACTAGCGAGAAATCCATTGTATTCGTCCATCGGCAACATATAGCGTCTGTTTATCTATCCCTCTAAGAAATAAGCATAAAACAGATAAAAAGACTGGCATGCTCTCCAACAATAATAGATGAAAAGCGCGCACCGCGGATATAGCCATATTTAAAGGATGGGTAAATATGTGGTTTAGCTTCAATAAGCTTTCATTACTTACTTAAAGATAATGATGTGATAGGAAAGCGCTAAGATAAAACTGACATAGCAAGTCAGTTCCATCGTTAGAAAACTCAAACCCCGCCAGTAGCGACACCCCTGTTACTGGCGGTTTTTTAACTAACGAAGCAGTGTATCCATCACTTCGATTTTGGAGGGAACCAACTTATACAAATAGACTGGTCGTCCAACCGAGCCATAAAAAATATCGGTGTCCAGCACGCCAATATCGGCCATGTAGACCAGATATTTACGGCATGAAACCCGAGAAATACCAATTTCAGTGGCCATTTCCTCGGTGGAAAAGCTCTGCTTATGACCTTCTTTGATCCAATCCCACACGGCCTGCAACGTCAGTTTGGTCAGCCCTTTGGGCAATTTGATCTTATCCGATGCCAGACGAGTGTTATTTCGGTGGATCAGATTATCCAACTCTGACTGATTTAATTCCTCCCGCTGTTCTAAAACCTGATGCTCTTCGCGGTAGGTGGTTAATGCCTCTCGGAAACGGGCAAACTGAAAGGGTTTGATCAGATAATCGACGACGCCATAGCGCAGTGCTTTCTTGATCGCTGGCATATCACTGGCCGATGAGATCATGATGACATCAATCGGATTTGGCATCTGCCGGATCACCGGCAGCAGATCCAGGCCGTTATCTTTCTGCATATAAATATCCAGCAACACCAGATCGATCGGCGGATCATTTTCCTGTAATTTCTGCTTCGCAGCCTGCAATGTCGACACGGAGCCTTGCCAGCGAAAGCCGTCTACCTGTTCCAGGTAACGACGATTCAATTCGGCCACCATCGGATCATCATCTACAATCAGCACATTTATCACAGCGTATTCTCCTTGCTGGCATAAGGCAGAGACACGATAAAGCGAGTTCCTTCACCGGGTTTGGATTGGCATTCAATGCTTCCCCCCAATTTTTCTAAACTCTGTTTTACCAAGAATAGACCGATCCCCCGACGCGTGCCTTTCGTTGAAAAGCCATGCTCAAAAATATGAGGCAATACCGCCGGATCAATCCCCTTACCATTATCACATACCGTACACCGCAGACGCTCATTATCGTGATCAAAGGTCAGCACAATAGTCGGAGAGTCATCGCCGTCCAATGCATCCATGGCATTTTCCAGCAGGTTACCGAGCACCGTAACCAGTTCATGCGTCACTTCTGATTGTGCCGATTCAGGTAAATAGCTGGCAGGAGTGACACTGATATCGACCCCCATTTCCCGGCCGCGATTCATTTTTCCCAGAATAAACCCGGCGATAACCGGATCTTTGATCTGACGGATCAGCGACCCCACTTCAGCATGGTAGTAGTTCGCGGTGTCCATGATGTAGTTTTCCAACTGGTCATAGGCTTTGATATTGACCATACCCAAGATGACATGCAGTTTGTTCATGAACTCATGCGCCTGCACCCGCAGCGCCTCCGCGTAATGCGATATCCCGTTTAAGCGTTGCAGTAACTGGGTGATTTCTGTTTTATCGCGGAAGGTCACCACCGCACCGGTCACCTGACCATTCACCCGCACCGGAACACTGTTGGTCAGCAACGTGCTGCCATTGAATTCGATTTCTTCATCTTGGCGCGATAAACCGGTTTCCAGCACCTGACGCAAATGCAGCATGGCAGGCCAGTGTTTGCTGCTTTGCGCCAGCAGCAAGTTCTCCAGCTCACCGTTTTGTCGCAATAATCGTTTTGCTTCATCGTTGATAAGCGTGATCTGCGCATTGGCATTGACCGCGATGATGCCCTCTTTAATCGATTTCAGCATGGCATTGCGCTCTTCCAGCAAACTGGCAATCTCTGAAGGCTCCATCCCAAACATGATTTTTTTGATCTGATGCGCCAGCAGGACCGCACCGATGGTGCCAATCAAACCACCGAAGACAATGGCCCAATAGGTAAACATACGGTTGGTCGCAATGATTTCTTCGACCTTATTGGTCGCAATGCCCACGGCAATAGCACCAATCTGCTGATGATGCTGGTCATATAAGGGAGTAATAATCCGCAATGACGGCCCCAAGGTGCCGCGGGCTTCCGAGACGGATTCCTGACCATGCAAGGCCCTCTCCTCATCGCCGCCGATGAAATGTTTACCGATCCGCGTCACATCCGGATGGGTATGCCGGATCCCCTGCATATCCATCACGACAATAAACAGCAGCGAATTCTGTTTGCGCACTTGCTCGATATAATCCTCTAAGGCAGCCTGCTGATGTTCATTATTCAGTGCTTCCATCACAAAGGGCGCGACCGTTAAGGTATGCAAGACGGCTTTGGCTTTTTCTTCCAGGCATAAGCGAGTTTGCTCTGTCGATTGAGTCAGATAGACGGATTGAACAACGAAGAGAACCAGAGCAATAACGGAGCAGACGAGTAGCGTAATGGTGGTGCGTAATTTTAGCGGTGAGTTTTGCTTTAGCACTGACGATTTATCCTTACTTTGAGTGACAGCGAGTCTGACGATGTCACACAGCGGGAGTATCAATCCCGCACGTTCCACACTAGCCTGAACAATAGCGTGAAACGTGCGCTGTTACATCCTTTGGTTACACAGTAAGACTTTCGAGCTTATTCTTACGAACTTTGGCCATGCCAGAGCGACGGGCGGTTTCCGCAACCACTTCGCTGACCTGTTTTACGACCTCTTTATTAAAAATATCAGGAATAATATAGTTTTCAGAAAGTTCTTCATCGGAGACGACCGAGGCAATGGCTCTGGCCACGGCCAGTTTCATCTCTTCGGTGATCTGACGTGCCCCGCAATCCAGTGCGCCACGGAAAATGCCGGGGAAACACAGGACGTTATTCAGCTGATTAGGATAATCGGAACGACCAGTCGCCATCACACGGACGTAAGGCGCAGCCTCTTCCGGTGAAATTTCCGGTGCCGGATTTGCCATCGCAAAAACGATCGGATCTTTCGCCATGTTTTTCACATCATCCACTTTCAGCACGCCTGGGCCTGATAAGCCCACGAACACATCCGCGCCCTTGATCACTTCCGACAGCGATCCCTGCTCATTGTTCGGATTGGTGATCTGCGCATATTCGTTCCAGCTCGCGTTGGCATACGGCTCGCCACGGAAAATGGCCCCATGACGATCGACACCAATCAGGTTCTTCACACCGGCATTCAGCAGAATTTTGGATACTGCAATACCGGCGGCACCAATCCCGACAACAATGACCTTCACATCGGCAATATTTTTCTTACACACCTTCAACGCATTCAGGAAACCCGCCAGCACCGTGATGGCCGTACCATGCTGGTCATCATGGAACACCGGAATATCCAGTTCCTGCTTCAGACGTTCTTCAATTTCAAAACAACGTGGTGCGGAGATGTCTTCCAGATTAATACCACCAAAAGTCGGTGCCAGTGCTTTGACTATGGCGATGATCTCTTCGGTATTTTTCGTATTCAGACAGATCGGGAAGGCATCCACCCCGGCAAACTGTTTAAACAGCGCCGCTTTCCCTTCCATGACCGGCATCGCCGCTTCTGGCCCGATATCCCCTAAGCCCAGCACCGCCGTACCATCAGAAACCACCGCCACCGTATTTTTCTTCACGGTCAGATCATAGGCCCGTTCCGGATTATGTGCGATCTCCATACACACCTGCGCCACACCCGGTGTATAGACCTTCGCCAGATCGGCCATATTATCAATGCTGTGTTTCAGGGTCGTTTCCAGTTTACCACCGAGATGCAGATGCGTTATTTCATCCATAAACTGAATATCGGCTTCGCCAAAACGCCCTTCCAAATTGTCTTTTATTTTAGCAATGCTGGTCAGATCCTTAACATGAAAATGTACCAGCACAGATTTATCTTTATTTTCCTTATATGACGCTTCAATTTTATTAATTTCACCATGATTAGATTCAATACCATGAATTATTTCATTCACATATTTAATCTTTTCACCACCCATCGCACGCACAATATAATTGTGATATTTGGTTGCATTCATAGTCATGATGTTTTTCCTGAATATTTTAAGTGTAACCTACAGAAATCCCAGATAATTTTCGTTAGAAAATTAATGCCACATTTGTAATAAGATCGTTGCTGAAATAACCGTTGCCACGCCACCGATACGGGTTGAAATCTGAGCGAAAGGCATTAATGACATCCGGTTAGAGGCAGACAATATTGCCACGTCACCCGTTCCACCCAAACCACCACGGCAACCGGTCACAATCGCAGCTTCAACCGGATACATGTTGATCTTCATCCCGACATAGAAACCGGCAACAATCATGGAAGCCACAATCGCAACACAGGTCAGTACGTAAGGCAGAGAGATAATCGCAGCAACGTCTTTCAGTGGAACATACAGCATGCCCAGACCAACCATCAGCGGCCATGTCAGGTTGCCAGCGATAAATTTATACAGTTGGAACGCACCGGTTTCTAAACGTTCTGGAATAACGCGCAACCATTTTGCAATCACGGCAGTCAGGATCATGATGATCGGGCCTGGAATACCGATATATTTGGTCAGCACGGTACCGATAATGAAGAAGGAACAAGCAAGCAGTAAACCCGCACCCATGATAGAGAAATCAATCGGTTTATCCGCTGCAGAAGGCATATTGGCCAGGTTTTCATTGGACTTAACCAGCACACCCTCGCCGCTGTATTTGGTATGACGCTCACCCAGACGTTTCAACAAACCTGCCGCAATGATCGCGACCACGTTACCGATGACCGCCGCCGGAATCATCTGTGCGACAAACGTACCTGCTTCATGCCCCAAAATACCGGAGTAGGCAATCGATAACGGCAGAATACCTTCACCCACCCCACCACAAATGATCGGCACGATGATGAAGAAAATGGTGTGATGGACGCTGTATCCCAGCGCAACCCCGACCACCAGACCGGTCGCAATGGCCGCCGCCGTGCCGACAATCATCGGAATAAAAATTCGCACAATCCCGTTGATCAGTGTCTGGCGATGCATACCCAGCATGCTGCCGCAAACCAGAATGGCAATGTACAGATACAGGAAGTTGGCCTTTTTCATCAGGGTTGTCACAGAATCAATGACCACGGGCGGCAAGACATGCCAGTACACCAGGAATGAAGGCACCATGAGCGCCAGAATCGCCGGGCCCCCAATATTACGCAGCAGGGGTAATTTCATGCCCAATTCGCTTAATACAATCCCCAGCGTCATAATTACCGCAAAACCCCCAATCATATCATTGGGTAAATTACCGGTTTTTGCCGCCATTAAAACAACCAGAGACAACAAGATATAAATAGGTAAAGAAATAATACCGACTTTAACATTCATTAATTTTTCAAAAATACCGGGCTCTTTTATTTGCCCCGCATTTTCTATTACAGATGATGGAGTAATTTCGCTCATCTCATTGCTCCTTAGCGTGTGTTTGCTATTTAACTTTCACGTTGTTGTAAGCAAACTATATAAGGTTTTAGCGAGGAGGATATTTAACGGAATTAATATGCGGATTATTAAATTAAAGTAAGCAGACAAAAAATCATTATTTGTGATAATAATTTTTCCACAAGAATTTCAGATTATTTGTCTGTGACACAGCTAACGCTTTGTGCGGTTTATTTACAGAAACTGTGGTGTTATTCAAATATCCCTGCAAACACTCACAGATGGTTTACGATCAGAAGTAATGGCGATAAAGTAAACGATGTCCACTTCCATCCGTGATCACAAGGGCCCGATATGTATACGTTGTTTTATGCACCGACTCCCAACGGTAAAAAAATCACCTTAATGCTGGAAGCACTCAATGTGCCATATCAGGTTATCCCCATCAACATTCGCAAAGGCGACCAGTTCCTACCCAGCTTTTTGGCGATTTCGCCCAACAACCGGATCCCCGCCTTAATCGATCATGAGTCTGGCATTGAAATTTTTGAATCCGGCGCCATTCTGACCTATCTGGCTGAAAAGCACGGCCAATTCTTACCCACCAGCGGCCCAACCCGCTATGCGGTTTTACAATGGCTCTACTGGCAAATGGGTGGCCTCGGCCCGATGGCAGGTCAGAATCACCATTTCAACCATTATGCCCCTGAAATTGTGCCTTATGGCATCAAACGCTATACCGAGGAAACCACCCGCCTCTACGGTGTACTCAACAAACAACTGGCAGATAAACGCTATGTCGCTGGCGACGAATATTCGATTGCCGATATGGCCATTTATCCGTGGGTCACATTATATGAACATCAGAAACAAGACCTGAGTCAGTTCCCGCATGTAGCCCGCTATTTACAAACCATGGCTGAACGTGACGATGTGCAACGCGGCATGCACAAATACGCAGATTTTGATTGGGATACCCAATTGACGGAAACGCAGCTACAAGAACTGATTGGGCAGCATCAGTCACATTCTGCTGCGGTGACGAAATAAACTATCGGTTCAACCGGATACACCGGCCTTTGACTGCGGAAGGTCCCGACAAACCGCGGCAGGCCAGTGTATCGCCATCAGTGCATCGATCGGCTCACCTTTTGCGTACAGCCAACCCTGATGCCGCCAAACCCCATGCCGAATCAGCCAGGCCGCCTGCTCAATGGTTTCTACTCCTTCAGCCACAATATCGATATCCATGTTCTGCGATAACTGAATAATGGCTTCCAGCACGGGCGCATTCACCGCACTGGTACCAATCGAAGCAACAAAGGATTGGTCGATCTTCAGCAGTGTGACCGGTAATGACTGCAGATAACCCAAACTGGAATAGCCGGTGCCAAAATCATCAATACCAATCGCGATTTGTTGTTGCCGTAATTGCTGTAAGGTCGCCACGATCGCCGGATTATTGTGCTCCATAATTTCCGATTCGGTAATTTCGACATTCAACCCGGGTAAATGCGTTTTATATTCCAGTAGCTGACGAATAAACATCGACGAACCCAGATGTTGTGCACCAATGTTTAACGAAATATAAAGCTGAGGATGCTGCGCCAATATGGGTTGCAGCTCTCTCGCCACATTTTCCAGTTGTTGCGAGGTTAATAAGACTATTACTCCGGTACTCTCGGCCATCGGAATGAATTCTGCCGGATTGATCAAACCAGCCACCGGGTGCTGCCAGCGCAGTAATACTTCGACCCCCAACAAGGTGCCGCTACGAGCATCCACGATCGGCTGGTAGACATTAAAAAACTGCCTCTGGCGGATCGCCGTCAGCAACTGACGTTTTGGATCACTGATTTTCTGACGTAAAAAGGCAAAAAACAGCGTCAGCAAACCCAACAGAAAGATCGCCAGTAACCACCACTGCCATCCCGGCAGATAAATTCCCCGGTATAGTTGCGCTGTTTCTACGCTGGTCATCAACACCAGTTGCGGTAACGAGTGTAAGGGTCGGGCATACCAATACTGATCCCGCAGATTATCTCCGAGACCTTCCAGCATCTGCCGATCAACCAGCGGAAACAATGGCTTCGACAGATGCACAGGTAAGGAGTAGTCACCATTCAATACCAGCGGAACACCGCTTTGCGCGTCAATCAGCCCCAGAAAAACCGGTTTTAATGCCAGACTGAGCATGAGGTCACGCAGCGATTGCGACGGCAGAAAGGCATCATTCTCATAGCCATCCCGCCCGCGGCGGCCAATCTGCAACCCCATCTGATTCATAAACGTATCGGATACCGGCCCCCGCACCACAATACGCTGAGCCGACCTATTGACTGGGATCTGCCCCAGCAAGAAGGAGGTTTGCCAACTAGAACACACCAGCATGCCCTTAGGGTCAAACAGTGAAAATTCGCTAATTAACGAAAGGCCGGCATGATAAGCATAAAATTTGCGGAGCACGTAGACAGAACAGTTTCGCGGTATCGACTCCATTTCGATCAAGGCCGCATCGATGTTGACGATCGACTGTTCAAAATACCGGGCTAATTGATCCACCTGGAGTCGCACTTCGTTCTGCCGCTGTATTTTGGCATCCAGCAACATGGCGGGATAACCAAAACTGATCAGCAGCAGCAATACCAAGGCTGCCGATATAAATGGCGATGTCAGTCTGCGCAAGTGGAACTTCCAGCTCATTTATCCGGTCCGCATGATCTCCCATTACCTTACAAGCATA
It contains:
- the dcuS gene encoding DcuS/MalK family sensor histidine kinase; this encodes MLKQNSPLKLRTTITLLVCSVIALVLFVVQSVYLTQSTEQTRLCLEEKAKAVLHTLTVAPFVMEALNNEHQQAALEDYIEQVRKQNSLLFIVVMDMQGIRHTHPDVTRIGKHFIGGDEERALHGQESVSEARGTLGPSLRIITPLYDQHHQQIGAIAVGIATNKVEEIIATNRMFTYWAIVFGGLIGTIGAVLLAHQIKKIMFGMEPSEIASLLEERNAMLKSIKEGIIAVNANAQITLINDEAKRLLRQNGELENLLLAQSSKHWPAMLHLRQVLETGLSRQDEEIEFNGSTLLTNSVPVRVNGQVTGAVVTFRDKTEITQLLQRLNGISHYAEALRVQAHEFMNKLHVILGMVNIKAYDQLENYIMDTANYYHAEVGSLIRQIKDPVIAGFILGKMNRGREMGVDISVTPASYLPESAQSEVTHELVTVLGNLLENAMDALDGDDSPTIVLTFDHDNERLRCTVCDNGKGIDPAVLPHIFEHGFSTKGTRRGIGLFLVKQSLEKLGGSIECQSKPGEGTRFIVSLPYASKENTL
- a CDS encoding NAD(P)-dependent malic enzyme, with the protein product MTMNATKYHNYIVRAMGGEKIKYVNEIIHGIESNHGEINKIEASYKENKDKSVLVHFHVKDLTSIAKIKDNLEGRFGEADIQFMDEITHLHLGGKLETTLKHSIDNMADLAKVYTPGVAQVCMEIAHNPERAYDLTVKKNTVAVVSDGTAVLGLGDIGPEAAMPVMEGKAALFKQFAGVDAFPICLNTKNTEEIIAIVKALAPTFGGINLEDISAPRCFEIEERLKQELDIPVFHDDQHGTAITVLAGFLNALKVCKKNIADVKVIVVGIGAAGIAVSKILLNAGVKNLIGVDRHGAIFRGEPYANASWNEYAQITNPNNEQGSLSEVIKGADVFVGLSGPGVLKVDDVKNMAKDPIVFAMANPAPEISPEEAAPYVRVMATGRSDYPNQLNNVLCFPGIFRGALDCGARQITEEMKLAVARAIASVVSDEELSENYIIPDIFNKEVVKQVSEVVAETARRSGMAKVRKNKLESLTV
- a CDS encoding 2-hydroxycarboxylate transporter family protein → MSEITPSSVIENAGQIKEPGIFEKLMNVKVGIISLPIYILLSLVVLMAAKTGNLPNDMIGGFAVIMTLGIVLSELGMKLPLLRNIGGPAILALMVPSFLVYWHVLPPVVIDSVTTLMKKANFLYLYIAILVCGSMLGMHRQTLINGIVRIFIPMIVGTAAAIATGLVVGVALGYSVHHTIFFIIVPIICGGVGEGILPLSIAYSGILGHEAGTFVAQMIPAAVIGNVVAIIAAGLLKRLGERHTKYSGEGVLVKSNENLANMPSAADKPIDFSIMGAGLLLACSFFIIGTVLTKYIGIPGPIIMILTAVIAKWLRVIPERLETGAFQLYKFIAGNLTWPLMVGLGMLYVPLKDVAAIISLPYVLTCVAIVASMIVAGFYVGMKINMYPVEAAIVTGCRGGLGGTGDVAILSASNRMSLMPFAQISTRIGGVATVISATILLQMWH
- a CDS encoding glutathione binding-like protein; translated protein: MYTLFYAPTPNGKKITLMLEALNVPYQVIPINIRKGDQFLPSFLAISPNNRIPALIDHESGIEIFESGAILTYLAEKHGQFLPTSGPTRYAVLQWLYWQMGGLGPMAGQNHHFNHYAPEIVPYGIKRYTEETTRLYGVLNKQLADKRYVAGDEYSIADMAIYPWVTLYEHQKQDLSQFPHVARYLQTMAERDDVQRGMHKYADFDWDTQLTETQLQELIGQHQSHSAAVTK
- a CDS encoding EAL domain-containing protein, producing MSWKFHLRRLTSPFISAALVLLLLISFGYPAMLLDAKIQRQNEVRLQVDQLARYFEQSIVNIDAALIEMESIPRNCSVYVLRKFYAYHAGLSLISEFSLFDPKGMLVCSSWQTSFLLGQIPVNRSAQRIVVRGPVSDTFMNQMGLQIGRRGRDGYENDAFLPSQSLRDLMLSLALKPVFLGLIDAQSGVPLVLNGDYSLPVHLSKPLFPLVDRQMLEGLGDNLRDQYWYARPLHSLPQLVLMTSVETAQLYRGIYLPGWQWWLLAIFLLGLLTLFFAFLRQKISDPKRQLLTAIRQRQFFNVYQPIVDARSGTLLGVEVLLRWQHPVAGLINPAEFIPMAESTGVIVLLTSQQLENVARELQPILAQHPQLYISLNIGAQHLGSSMFIRQLLEYKTHLPGLNVEITESEIMEHNNPAIVATLQQLRQQQIAIGIDDFGTGYSSLGYLQSLPVTLLKIDQSFVASIGTSAVNAPVLEAIIQLSQNMDIDIVAEGVETIEQAAWLIRHGVWRHQGWLYAKGEPIDALMAIHWPAAVCRDLPQSKAGVSG